ACAGCACCAGAAAACAGAGGTATGGGAATGAGGGTGGGGCATAGGGATGGGGGCAGTGGGACATGAGAATGTGGACATGGGGACATACAGATATGGGGACACAGTGACATGGAGACACAGGGACATGACAACATGTGGacgtggggctggggacatgggaaCATGAGGATATGGGGACATAGcaacatggggacacagggacatgagAACATGAGGACATGAGACCGGGGACATGAGGACACGTGGGCGGAGGAGGTGGGGCAAGGGTGGGCAGCAGGCCCGGGCCAGGGCACGTGTGGGAAAGGGGTGGGCAGGGGCGGGGAGGGCCCAGGTGCCGCTTTGTGCCTCGGGGCCGTCCCACCCCCTGCTCATTACCCCGCAATTTACACACTGTTAATTACAGGGGGCCTGGCTGTGTGCCGACAGCTGATTGGCTGGCTGCCCGGCACCTCGACATGCTCCCCAGATCCCCAGGATGCTGGTTGGCTGATCGCTCTGCCCCCAGGCATTGATTGGAtggctgctgcatcccagaATGCTCATTGTCCAGGTGCTGCATCCGAAGATGCTGATTGCTCACTGGTGACTGGCCAACGGGTTGGCACCCCAACACACTGATTGGCCAGCTGGCCATCACCCCAACATGCTGATAGGCCAGAATCTTACATGCTActtggctggctggctgccaTTACCCCTGACATGCTGATTTGCCATCTGGTTGGCACACAGACATGCTGACTATTCATTGCCCCAGCATGCTGATGATTGGTTGGCCAGCTAGCACCCCAACATCTTGATTGGCTGGCTGAGTACACACTAACATGCCAACTggccagctgagcacagcccaacATGCTGATTAGCTGCCCCCCCACCAATCGGGTCACTCACCTCCCGCCATTGGTGGCTGCCAGGGCGCTGCGTGTACAGCACACAGACTGCAGGGGGAGGGATCAGGGGAGGCAGGcacccccagagacccccaaaactcaTAGACACCACCATTCCCAGAGACTCCCAAAACTCCCCAGAGagcccccaaaacacctcagagacacccccaaacccacccataACCCCCTAAACTCCCCCagacacccccaaaataccTCAGAggctccccaaatcccccagagatctccaaaacccaaaagaccacccaaaacccccagagaccccaacactccccagtgttcccaaaatccccagaaccCTCCAAAATGTCCttgagacccccaaatcctcataGAACCACAACAATCCCAGAGACCTCCCAAAACATgtcagagaccccaaaaacccccagagaCCACAACACTCCCCAGAGACACTGATGCTCCCAGagacccccagaacccccagaTACTCCCAAAATACCTCAGAgacccccccaatcccccagacacccccaaaccccccagagaTATAAAAATCCCGAGTGCACAACACCTTCCAGAAACCCCAAGCCCCCCAGAAACTCCCCAAAACACCTAAAAGCCAAAACACACCCCATCCCCCCTGCCTCACTCACTTGGGTCCGACTTggagaaggtgtccctgtccaggagctgcctggggggCAGGGAGGAGTGAGTGTGAGagggtgtgtgggtgtgtgtgtgtgtgtgtgtgtgtgtgtgtgtgtgtgtgtgtgaatgtgaGTGTGAATGTGAGCACCTGGCTGTGTCTGCAACTGTGTGTACCCGTTGTACAGTAAGATGTGTCCCAGAACACACATTGAGGTGCACAGCCACGTGTCGTGCCCTGTTGTGACAGGGTGGGTGGCAGGGTGTGCGcagccaggtgtgccccaggacagggattgGCGTGCAAAGCATGTCTGACACGTGCTGGGGGGCCATGTGCTTTGGGGCTCAACCATGTGTCAGGGTGCACAGCAGAGTGTTGGTGAGCATGGCTGGATGTTGGGGTGCACTGCCAGATGTGCCCCACAACACACGTTGGGGTGCACAGACACATCTGCACAGGGTGCACAGCATGACACATGTTAAGAGTGCCATATGTCAGGGGTACAGTTATGTGTCAGGACACCAAAAAAAGACCTCAGGTTGCAGAGGGAGGGTACAGGGactgcagggtgggcagggggtaCAAGGGATGCAACGGTGCAGTGCAGCCCGGCCGGAGGATTCAGGAGTTTCAGGGTGGGCAAGGGATACAGGGGGTGCAGGGGATACAGTATCTCCCGGTGACTTCCAGAGCATCTCAGTGCATTCCAGTACATCTCAGCAATTCACACCACCAACTGCTCCCACTCTCCGGTGCATTCCAGCGCCTCCCAGAGCGTCCCAGGGGATCAGTACATCACAGTGCACCCCGGCATCCTTCGAtgccagctgctgtggcactcCATGACCTCCCAATGCGTCTCATTGCGTTCCAGTGCAACCCAGTGCCCTACAAcgccagctgctcccagctctccaatGCTTCCCAGTGCATCCCACGGGATCTCAATGCCTCCCAGTGTACCTCAGCACCCTCCAACGCCGCTCCCCAGTGCTTCCCAGTGCCTCTCTGTGCATCCCAGCACTCTCCAACTACCCCTACACCACAGTGCAACCCAGTGCCTCCCAGCACCTTCCAACGCCAGCACCAGAGCCTCCCCGCGCACCCGCCGCCCGGTGCCGGctcccgccgcggccccgctaCCTGCAGGACACCGTGAGTTCCACGCGAGTGGCCGGGACGGGACTGGGTCCGGTGCCCGGTTCCGAGGCGCCCAGGCCCGCCATGCCCCGGGCTCCGTCGCTGCCCCGACACCGGCACCAGCACCGCAATCGCGATCGGCTCCGCCCCGGGACCGCCCTTGGCACCGCCTGGGGCTCCCGGCACCGGCTCCGGCCCCTCACCGAGGGAGTGCCCCGGAGTCTTCGGGACCACCCGCCGGGAGACCGGGACCGCCTTTGGCACCGCCCGGGGCTCCCAGCACCGGCCCCGGCCGCGCGCCGAGGGAGTGCCCCGGAGTCTTCTTCGCGACCGCCAGCGGGGAGACCGGAACCGGCTCGGGACCGCCCCCGAGATCGTCCCCAGATCCGCGGTACCGCCTCCGGGATCGCCCCCGGGGCCGCCTCCCCTTCCCCGGTACCCCCTCGGGCCGTCGATACTGCCCCCGGCATCGCCCCGAAATTTTCGGAATCACCCCCAGATTCCTGCGATCTACCCTCGCACCGCCTCCAGGCCTGCTTCCAAATCCCTGGTACCTCCCGGGCCCGGGGGACCCCTCCGGCTCCGCCTCGGAAACGCCCCCAGATCTCCGGGATGGCCCCCCCATCAACCCCAGCGCCGCTTCCACAGCCCGGTTCCCCCCGGAAGCCCGGTACTGCCCCCGGGATCCCCCCCAGATTCCCGGGATCGCTCCGGGATCAACGCCAAATCCCTTGTACCTCCCTGACCATTGCCGCCTCCCCCGCATCGCTCGCCGGGCTGCCTCACCATTGCCGGGACCGCCTCGGACCACCGGTAATGTCCCCAGGATAGCTCTCAGATCCTTGGTATCACCCCCAGATCCCCGGCATCAGTCCGAGGAAGTCCGGTGCCTTTCCCTGCATcgtccccagtgccacctccccatCCTCAGTGCCCCCCGGATGCGGGTACCAAGGATCAGCCCCGggatcaccccaaaaccactgcTACTGCCCTGGGATTGCCCCCGAGGCTGCCTCCAGACCCCGATACACCACGGACCATTGGTACCACCCCCGGGATCACCCCCAGACCGGACCCCCGGTGCTCCCTCCCCAGTAGCCCCAGCACCCCTCTGACACTCCCAGTGCGCCCCCCTGTGCCATAGTGACACTCTCGATACCACCCACTCCACAGAATGAGGTCCCAATCCCCTTAGTTCCCCCTTATTCAGAACCTTCCCAGTATCCCCACACCCCCCGCAACTGCAGATGCAGAGTCCCCCAGTCCTCTGCTATCCTTCAGTAGCTCCCAGTACCTCCCCTGCACCATTCTGGTaacatccagcagctcccagtacTGTCCCGGGTCCTGCACTGGGAGCAAGGGGGGGTGACATCAAGAGCCAGAAGGGGCACCCATTGCTGGGGGGGGTTACCCAGTGCTGGGGGGGAACCCAGTGTATGCTGGCTTGAGGACTCCACTGCCAGTTCGAGGgtccccagtgctgtgtggGGAGCCCACTCTGGGGGGACAGCACCAACCCCCCCTTTCCACCCAAAGCTCAGTGATCCAACGGGTCCATGGTAGAGGGACATTCTGGGGTGTCCCCCGAAACTTtgaggacacacagacacaacaCAATAGGGGTAAATTTGGGTCTCTGGCATCCACTCTGCATGCCCAGGAACTGGGGCCACTGGGAGCTCCATGTCCCCAAGGAGAGACACCCACCCCTCCAAGAGCACCCACAAACCCTTTTTGGGGGGGCTCACAACCTCCTAGACCCCACTATGCCAAAGACATTTCCCCCACCTCTCCTTAAAGCCACCACTCTGTGAGGGAGCCCACCACATCCAACCTCCTTTATTACAAATGAGCAGtacaatttggagggagggcACCCCACACGCCTATCCCGAGGGATATGCCTTGATGACCTTTACATCATCGAGGGGTCGGTCCTGGGAGTTGGTCTCCACCATGGCTAGGCGCCCCAGCACCCCCATTCCTTGGCACACCCTCCCAAAAATGCTGTGCTTCCCATCCAGCCACTGTGCTGGGCCCAATGTCAGGAAAAATTGGCTTCCATTGGTGTCCGGCCCTGCATTGGCCATTGCCAGGATCCCGGCACCTGTGAGACATGGGGACGTGTCACATCGTGGATGGGGATACAGGGGACATGCCACCCCACAGCCAAGGTGCCAGCATGATAGGGGACATGTCATCCCATGGGAGGATGTAATCTCATGGCCAAGATCCCGGTATCATGGGAAACGTCACTCCAAGATTGGGATGCTGGAGGACGTCATCCTATGGCTACGATCCCTGGGACATGTCACTCTATGGACAGACTGCAGGCGAACCTGTCACCTGACAGAGGGGTCTTAATGGACATCAGTAACAACTTGCTCCCATTGGTGTCCAGCCCTATACTGGCCATCACCAGGATCCTAGTGACTGTGGGACATGCACCAAGGATCCTGGTGCCCTGAGGGACATGCCATGCTATGGCCAGGGTCTTCGAGAACATGCCATTTCAGGGATGGGGTCCGGGGGATATGGAGGACATGCCACCCCATGGATTTGGTCTCAGGGACATGTCATCCATCCCCTGGCTGAGGTTCTGGTGTCATGGGGAAAATGTCATCCAATGGAGAGGTCTTAGGAGAACATGCGGAAGAATTGGCTCCTGTTAGTGTCCAGCCTCATGCTGGCCATCGCCAGGATCTTGGTgtctgtgggacacagggacatgtcACATCAGGAATGTGGAAATAGAGGACAGGGCATCCCATGGCAAAGCTCCTTGGGGTCATGTCACTCCATGGATGGGGTTTTGGAGATACAGAGAACTTGTCACCCTATAGACAGGATCTTGGGGGACAGGGGAGACATGCCACCTCATGGCCAGGTTCTTGGAGGACATACTCCATGACTCCTTGAGACATGCCCACCCCATGACTGGAATCCTGGGAGTCATGTCACTCCTGGGATGAGGACACAGGGGACATCCCACCCCATTCCACAGGTGTGTTCTCAGGGGTCCTGCTCCTCTATAGGTGCTCCTCTATAGGTGGGGTCCTGGGGTCCCAGGGATCCCTCCAGTGTCTTCCCAGTGCTGGCCCCACTCACCAGTGAACTTCAGGTCTGGGTGCAGCTCATCCTCAAACTGTTTCCCGTAGATGGAGGCGCCACCACGGCCtgcaggggatttgggggtcagCAGGAACTCCTGGCACCAGGGTGGGTCCCAGGAAGATTTCAGAGGCCTGTGCTCACCAGTACCCGTGGGGTCCCCTCCCTGCACCATGAAGTCCTTGATGATGCGGTGGAACTTGGTGCCGTTGTAGTATCCGCGGCGGCTCAGCTCAGCAAAGTTCTTGCAGGTGCGGGGGGCGTGTTGCCAGTACAGTTCCAGCACAAGTGGGCCCATCCTGGGATGGGAACacagggaatgggaacgggaaaGGCATCAGAAATGGGGAAGTAATCCTCACATCCCAAAGTGGTACCCACATTCCCAGCTTCAGACCAAAGCCAGGGGTTGTGTTgccagtgcagctccagcaccagcaggctCATTCTGTGAatgggaacagcaggaatgggaatgcgagtgggaatgggaatgggaactggagACAGGATCATCACACTGTGATTCCCACACCCAGTTTCAGACAAAAGCTGTGGGCTTTTTCTGCCAGTACAGCTCCAGCACTGGAGAGCCCATCCTGAGAATGGGAAAACCAGGAATAGGAATGACACTGAGAATGGGGAACAGCAccaggaatgggaacaggagaTGGGGTGGGTCACCCTGCTGTGAACTCCTCCACCTATAGTGTCAATTCTTGCAGCTGCAGAGCGGGGTCATCTCACTGTGACCCCCAACCCCAGTTTGGGACCAAagtcagggagctgtgctgttaGTACAGCTCCAGCACCAAGCAGGCCCATCCAGGAAATGGGAAATAGGAatactgggaatgggaatgggaacaagAACAGGACGGGTAACAGGAAACACCTCAAAGTGATCCCCCACTCTCCccccccccatatccccccgGGGTCagtcagggacagggaccaCAGGGGTGAGAGGGGATGCGGGGCAATGGGACACCAGGAGGACATGGATGGCTCTTGGTACCAGGGGAAACAAGCAGGACTGGCTGGTTCTGTGCGGTATCGGGAGACACTGGGGCTAACGGGATACCACAGGATCACTGGGATCTGCCTGGTACCGAGGGGCCTGGGGGTTACGAACACCAGGGGGGACACCGAGGGAACCAGGGGCCCTCTAGTATCGGGGCGGAAACCAGGACTGGTTCATACTGCGGGATAACGGAGCTGTCCCGTTCTGGAGACACTGGGAGTTTCTTAGCACCTGTGGAGTTCAGGGTCTGCCTGATACCGGGGGTTCACGGACACCGGGGACTGCCCCGTACCGGGAGAATCAGGGACTCAAGAACACCGGGGCTGCACGGAAGCCGGGGAGAGAGGGAGCGGACACCGATTTACCGCCAGTGCCGCGGAAGGGGGCGGGACAAGGGGTGGGCAGGGCCTCCCGTGCCGGTACCGGTGCCGGTACCGGGGCGATGCCCCGCCCCTTACGTGGTCTCCATGGAAACGGTGGGCGGCTGCCAGGAGTCGGGCGGGACGGCGGCCATGCTGCGGAGGAACCGATGGCGGAACGACCCTCAGGCGCCGCGCTTCCGGGCCACACCCCCAGCTGTTGAGGGCGGGCgtgggggaggggaagagcCAATCAGCGAGACGAAAGGCGAGGAGACTGGCCAATCAGGATGAACACTTAAAGGGAGCAGGCCAATTGGAACCCGGGGCGGGCGCGCCGCGATTGAGCCGCAAGGGGAGGGGGAATTCGAACGAGACCACGCCCCTTTCCTTAGGCCACGCCTCCTCGGCGCGCGCGACGAGCGGGAGCCGGGGGCGGTGAGgtggagggggagaggggggacGAGGGCAGACCGAGACCCTCGGGGAGAGGGGAAATCGGCGGGGAGATCGGGTGGGCCGCGGAGCGCCGGGTAAACCACCCCATGCGGAGATGGGGAGACGCGGGGTcggggtgaggggctgggaccCCCTGGTAGGGGCTGAggacccccagggctggggcagtggggcCCGGACCCCCGGTGGGGGCTGGGACCTTctcagtgtggggctggggtgaCCAAGGGATTGGGGTGAGCGGCTGGGACTCGTCGGTGGGGCTGGAACCCTCTTAGTCTGGAGTTGGGATCCCCCCAATGTGGGACTGGGGTCTCCTGGGCTGGGGGGTAAGTGGCTGGGGGATTCCCCAGGTGTGGGGGAGGGATCTCCCCATTGTGGGGCTGAGACCCCTCAGTGTGCGCCTGGGAGGCccaggagtgggaatgggacCCCCAGGGTCGGAGTTTGGGTCTGAGACCCCCCCCCGGTATGGGAGCTGGGAGGCCTAGGAATGTGGATGGGACTCCCTCGGGATcgagaggcagagctgggacccctcagtgtggggctggggtccctAACGGACTGGGGGTGAAGGGCTGGGATCTCTAAGTACGGGAATGGGGTCCTCTTGCATGGGGATGGGACCCCCTGAGGATCAagatgtggggctggggatCCTCCGGAATCggggtgtggggctgggatccCCCAGGATCGGAGCGtgggtgtggggctgggacccTCTGGGTGTGGAACGAGGGCTCCCCTGGGTGTGGGGCTGCGACGTCCCAGCGGGGTTGGACCCCCTCAGTGTTGGGCTGGGGTCCTCGATAGGGGCTGGGAACCACCATTGTGGCACTGAGGATTCACACGGATCAGGGTATGGGGCTGGGACTTCCCATCGTGGCACTGAggacaccagggctgggggtgctggctgtGGGTTCCCCGGGCGGGGGTCGCCAGTGTCACCCCCGCCTACTGGCGCTGGCGgagccatccctgtccccatcccggtgGCACCAAGCCCAGCGGCGCCTGGCACTGGCCGTGTCACCCGCCCGCTGGCTGGTGCCACCGGGCCCCCGcggggggttggggacacgaTGAGGGGCGGGTAGGGGCACGGGTGGGGAACCCCGATGGGGTCGGTGGTGAcccccccccagctcccacaggtGGCCCCGGTGCCCCGAGGCGATGGCCGAGGACCGAGGTACGGCAGCACCAGTGCTGCATGTCCCCCGTGTTTCccccctggggcaggaggcCGGGGCtcacccccagtgtccccctaGATGTTCGATTTGTCACCGAGGAGAGCTTCGACTTCGGTGTGCTGTCACCGTCTGACAGGTACGGGAGGGTAGTGGAGACAAGGGCACCCCATGGATGGGAACAGGGAGGACAGGGCACCTTGTAGTTGGGAACATGGGGAATAGGATGGGACGTGGAGGACAGGGTACCTCATTGTCAATGTCCTAGGGAACATGTCACCCCATGGATGGCGTTGTGGGGGATGTGGCAACTCATAGCTGAGGTCCTGGGGGCCATGAGGGACATCACACCCCAAAGATGGTGTCCTAAGGAACATGTCACCCCATGAACACAGTTATGAGCGTCCTGTGGATATGTCCCCCTCATAGATGTGgttctgggggtcctgggggacgTGTCACACAATTAATGGGGTCCTGGGTGGCATGGTGGAGGGGGGGAGATTCCTGCCACTTCTTGGCGGCGGTGTTTGGGGAGCTGACACAGCCATTCACCCTCCCCCCTTCCCATCCGCagccaggaggaagaggaggatgaggataGCCCGGGAAGGGGGTGCCGGCACGGGGACAGCAATGGGCGCTGGAGTCCCCTCAGTGGGCCCCGTCTGGAAGAGATGGTGCGGGAGGCCACGCGCTTGGCAGCACAGTTGGAGGGGTGTCACCTGCCCCCTCCCGCTCCCGGAGACACCCCCGGACCCACCACCACGCCCCCCAGCAcaccccgcagcccccgccgccAGACCTTCGTGGTGAAGGACAGCCCGGTGCGGGCACTCCTGCCCACCGTGGAGTCTCAGGGACCTGCCCCCATCTCCCGCCCCCTGCCAAGCCCCGGGGGgcctctgctgccaccagcGTCCCCAAGGTAGGTGAGACCCGGGGGTAGGGATCCCAGTGTGGCCGTGTCCCACCTGGGCTGAACACCCagatcccccccaaacccatcctaGAAGGGGGCAGTGAATGCCCCCCTGTCTCCAAGGGGCATCATGaaccccccagccctgtgggtgGGGGGGCACTCACTGagtgatgtccccatgtcccctgctCTATTTTCAGGCAGCCCCCAGCCGTAATTCCACAGCAGCGGCAAAGGGACCCTTGGGTGGCAGGGGGCTCCCCCCCAGCCGCACAGGCCCGCCCCGGCCAtgccctccccagggacagaggGCTGGTGCCCGGGGCAGGTCAGAGCCCCCCCAGAGGGGGACAGCAGGTAGTTATGGCAAGGGAATGGGGACACCGTGGCCATGGGGGCTTCTGGGCCATACCCCAACCCCCCCTCTCTCCCCAGGCCAGGCTAAGGTGAGGGGGGGCACAGTCTCCTGCCCCCCCAACCCGCCAGCCCCACACCAGGACCACCaccacccctgtcccctccgGCTGTTCCCCGGCAcccactgccctccccagggtgtcccctcggactccagcagcaggtgggagGACCCCCACCCCCAGAGGTAAGGATGTAATGGAgtttggggggcacaggggatgccccatcccccgtgcctcagtttccctgtggCTTCTTTCTCCTTTGCAGGTGCAGGGGCAGCACGGGCAGCCCCCACAACTGGTGCCTCGGGGTGCAAACCAGGACCCCCTCCCACCCGCCTGCGGCCCTCCCGCAAGACGGCGGTGAGCAGCACCCCGAGGtgacacccccaaaccaccccacaCCCACCCAGAGGCCCTGGGGGCACCCAGACCCCCCCTAGGTACCAGCTAAGGTACCTAGgttgggggtggggggcagaGCCAAGGCCACCCCAGGGATGAGTTGAGACATCCACTGGGTTTTGGAAGGAGGCAGGCAGCACCAGGGtcccccagggagcagccaagGCACCCGTTGGGTTGACAGgttgcagggcagagctggaacCCACAGGGACCAGCTGAGGTTGGGGTGGCCGAGCCAAGGGCGTCCCCAGGGATGAGCCGAGGCACTCATTGAGTTTTGCTTTAATTACAAAAGGTCTCATCAGCAGTAGGAAACCCCCCACAttccccagcacccaggggcCCCTCATCCCCCCAACACCCATCCCTGGGTTCCCCCACCTGAGCCTCACCCCTGGGCAGGGGTGTCCCAGATTTCCCTGTAACCCCTAGCTGATCCCCCCTCCACATGCTCCCCACCTGGGGGAGTTGGCACCATGGGACAGGTTGCACCTTTGTGGGAGTTGGCACCTTGGGGGGCAAGGGGGGTTGGCACAACGGGGGAAGTTGGttataaattcctttttttgtattttcatgtattttttaaataaaacactcTGCTGGGcaaaggggctgggggtgatCATGGGGGGACAACAggggcaccctgtgccaccttCCCAAGGTGCCAATCCCTGCAAGGATGCAAAGTGCACTGGGGGGATGGTTGtggctccctgctccttccGGATGTCCTCTCAGTCCTTGTGCACCCCAGTCCTGGTGTGTTCTACCCCCCGCCCCCACCATGCTGgtgccctccctgtcctggtgtccctggcaCAGTGGGTGGGCTGCCTGCTGGGTGGGTCCCCATTAGATCGAGGTCTCGTCGCTCCTGGTGGGGGGACGGACaggtggggggaggagggggatggATACAAAGTACAGGATGAGGGGAGAATAAAAAACAAGACAGACAGATGCATGATGGAGGAGGTGGATGCCAGggtgccctctgtgccccccGGCACCCAGCGCCAACCCCTTGGGGGAGAtggtggggtggggtttggggtgggagcccccagcccccttgggttaatggagaaaattaaaaaacagaaatctgGGGGGTAGAGGGGAGAAAAGAGTAGGGTtagtgctgctgtgccacctctgccctAGGCATCTGTGGGTGGTCAGGGGTACCCAGTAGGCACCCCAGCACCCAGTGAACACTGCAATGGGCACCCTGACATCTAGTGAGCACCCAGTGGTCAACGGGCACCTTTGGACAGTCAGTGGGCACCCAACATGCACTCCAACACCCAATGGGCACTGTTAGACCCAAGGGGCACCCAGTGTGCACACAGAAGTCATTAGGCACCCAATGGGCAGTCAGTGTAAACCAAATGGATACATAATGGTCAATGGATGCACAATGGGCATCCAGTGGGCACCCATGGACAATCAACTGGCATCCAGTGGGTGCACTTAGACCTGATGAACACCCAGTGAGTATTCGATGGGTATCCAACGGGTATTCTGTGGGTTCCCCAGCCCTCAATGGGCACCCAGTAGGAATCTAGTGAAAAACCAACAGCCACCTTTGCACGCCATGGGCACCCAAGAGGAATCCTGGCACTCACTGGTCACCCGTTGGTTACCCTGGCACCCTACAGACACCCAACAAACACCCTAGACGTGATGGGCACCAATGCGCACCCTGGCACCAATATTCATTGGATCCAAAGGGACTGCTGGGACCTGATGAGCACCCAAGAAGGAACCCTGGCACCTGATGGGCATCCAAAGGGCACCTGTTGGGCACCCTGACACCCAGTGGACACCCAAAGGGAACCCTGGAACCTGACTGATACCCGACAGGTAATGTTGTACCCAATGGGTGTCCAGTCAGTACTGTGGCACCTGATGAGCAGCCAACAAGCAGTGTTGGATCCAATGAGTGCCCAATGGGCACCTGAGAGAAACCCTGGCACCAAATGAGAGTGCAACAGGAACCTTGGCACCCTGGTACCCAGCTATCCTTGCATCTGATAGGCACCCGAAGGGTACCCAACAAGTGGTGTTTGACTGCTTGTCCACCCAACAGGAACCCTGGCACCCAAGGGCACCCTCAAACCCAACAGGTGCCCAGAGGGAATCCTGGCACCCAAAGAACTCCCAGTGAGCACCCCTCAGATGTGGTGGGGCACTCACTCAGAGCCAGAGGAGTCCTCGTCAGCGGTGCCTGTGCGGATGCTCATGGCAATGGGGGTGAGGCcgctgagctgctcctggaggctCTGCCGAGGCCGAGGGACGGGAAGGGGGCCCACGTCGCTGCCTGAGGAGGCAGCCGTGCAAGCAGGAGGCGGTGGGGGTGGCCCAGGGCGCTGGGCACTGCCCCGCTCACTGATGGCGGGCAGGCACTTCTTCTTCAGtatccctgcaggagcagcatcacCCATGGG
The sequence above is a segment of the Camarhynchus parvulus chromosome 26, STF_HiC, whole genome shotgun sequence genome. Coding sequences within it:
- the PPIL1 gene encoding peptidyl-prolyl cis-trans isomerase-like 1 yields the protein MAAVPPDSWQPPTVSMETTMGPLVLELYWQHAPRTCKNFAELSRRGYYNGTKFHRIIKDFMVQGGDPTGTGRGGASIYGKQFEDELHPDLKFTGAGILAMANAGPDTNGSQFFLTLGPAQWLDGKHSIFGRVCQGMGVLGRLAMVETNSQDRPLDDVKVIKAYPSG
- the PSRC1 gene encoding LOW QUALITY PROTEIN: proline/serine-rich coiled-coil protein 1 (The sequence of the model RefSeq protein was modified relative to this genomic sequence to represent the inferred CDS: inserted 3 bases in 2 codons) produces the protein MLRRNRWRNDPQAPRFRATPPAVEGGPRLLGARDEREPGAVRWRGRGGTRADRDPRGEGKSAGRSGGPRSAGSHRWPRCPEAMAEDRDVRFVTEESFDFGVLSPSDSQEEEEDEDSPGRGCRHGDSNGRWSPLSGPRLEEMVREATRLAAQLEGCHLPPPAPGDTPGPTTTPPSTPRSPRRQTFVVKDSPVRALLPTVESQGPAPISRXPAKPRGASAATSVPKAAPSRNSTAAAKGPLGGRGLPPSRTGPPRPCPPQGQRAGARGRSEPPQRGTAGQAKVRGGTVSCPPXTRQPHTRTTTTPVPSGCSPAPTALPRVSPRTPAAGGRTPTPRGAGAARAAPTTGASGCKPGPPPTRLRPSRKTAVSSTPR